In Penaeus chinensis breed Huanghai No. 1 chromosome 40, ASM1920278v2, whole genome shotgun sequence, one genomic interval encodes:
- the LOC125047026 gene encoding uncharacterized protein LOC125047026, whose amino-acid sequence MDGSSVQATEDLSAAGKINKMVSELNLEIDLEEEERGDGEGDESEVLARRGRVDFLLQPGKNAKTPYVPPEEVELFNYTGKSRRQLQQDLAKSGRPPHQASRIRRGNLGGPPTERREEHLGPPRRRKGGPATQPHTARDYLLTARATARDKHLARVAQVESRRLDKELHRERAINADLESQLMFHESALQEFLQHHYRQVSDALSKGEEARRNLTEQEVRIDYFSGLLAEAQTVQEEEEERLQELTAFQQFLSAVTPAQSLRDLKRRIQEVQDEVKASRGLSGGRRDSVLSLSSGCVDLSFAATVAAAVNSRASSPIGGGEGGGGGSLGADLMSLRMTRLAPPTSRSSSRTGHRTARTRSPEEVTDLEVHDGTEVGEEETFDDHMEDHERLVDLAHVYESQCHSLLALLTRLRDQTEAINNEVQTRQKRLDGRLQEIQQLVEKAKGGEHESQLKDLCTLISEWPRLSDDAEAQSQLDQLVAQIAEVVSDVFGSSKYSPLVPQTSEVENGTAGKKSAKGTNGAKNNSSMGQEALLALLEARVTDLCAQLDTISPELRDSIFLNCEQARYARLKEEKRQETEMRRAERKQRHLERALADPPPKPL is encoded by the exons ATGGACGGCAGCAGCGTGCAGGCGACCGAGGATCTCTCCGCCGCGGGGAAGATCAACAAGATGGTGAGCGAACTAAATCTCGAGATCgaccttgaggaggaggagcgcGGGGACGGCGAGGGAGACGAGAGCGAAGTCCTggcgagaagagggagggtagacTTCCTCCTACAGCCAGGGAAGAACGCGAAGACGCCCTATGTGCCTCCTGAAGAAGTTGAGCTGTTTAATTACACGGGCAAGAGTCGTCGGCAGCTGCAACAG GACCTAGCGAAGAGTGGACGGCCCCCCCACCAGGCGTCCCGAATCCGACGTGGCAACCTGGGAGGCCCGCCGACGGAGAGGCGCGAGGAGCACCTGGGACCTCCCCGGCGACGCAAGGGCGGACCAGCGACCCAGCCTCACACCGCCAGAGACTACCTGCTCACCGCCCGCGCCACCGCCAGGGATAAG CACCTCGCTCGCGTGGCCCAAGTGGAGTCTCGACGTCTGGACAAGGAGCTGCATCGAGAACGAGCCATCAACGCCGACCTCGAGTCCCAGCTGATGTTCCACGAGTCGGCCCTTCAGGAGTTCCTTCAGCATCACTACAGACAAGTGTCCGACGCGCTTTCCAa AGGCGAGGAAGCCCGACGGAACCTGACCGAGCAGGAGGTCCGGATCGACTATTTCTCAGGGCTGCTGGCGGAGGCGCAGAcggtgcaggaggaggaagaggagcgtcTGCAGGAGCTCACGGCATTCCAGCAATTCCTGTCAGCTGTCACGCCTGCGCAGTCACTCCGGGATCTCAAAAGACGGATCCAAGAAGTACAGGATGAAGTTAAG GCTTCCCGAGGGCTGAGTGGAGGCCGGAGAGACAGCGTCCTCTCCCTGTCCTCGGGCTGCGTCGACCTCTCCTTCGCTGCTACTGTTGCGGCCGCTGTCAATTCTCGGGCCTCGTCGCCTATCG GTGGCGGCGAAGGCGGAGGAGGTGGGTCATTGGGCGCTGACCTCATGTCGCTCCGAATGACCCGCCTGGCTCCTCCCACCAGCCGTTCCTCCTCGCGAACGGGTCACCGAACGGCACGCACTCGCTCGCCGGAGGAGGTCACGGATTTGGAGGTCCACGACGGCACTGAGGTCGGAGAGGAGGAGACGTTCG ACGACCATATGGAGGACCACGAGCGTCTGGTGGACTTGGCACACGTCTATGAGTCACAGTGCCACTCCCTGCTGGCACTCCTCACAAG GCTGCGCGACCAAACGGAGGCCATCAATAACGAAGTGCAGACGCGGCAGAAGAGGCTCGACGGCCGCCTGCAGGAGATCCAGCAGCTAGTGGAGAAGGCGAAGGGCGGGGAGCACGAGTCGCAGCTCAAGGACCTGTGCACGCTCATCTCGGAGTGGCCGAGACTCTCAGACGACGCCGAGGCACAGAGTCAGCTGGACCAACTCGTGGCtcag ATTGCAGAGGTGGTGAGCGACGTGTTCGGGTCGAGCAAATACTCGCCGCTGGTTCCTCAGACGTCGGAGGTCGAGAATGGAACCGCGGGGAAAAAATCTGCGAAGGGAACTAATGGGGCAAAAA ACAATAGCAGCATGGGACAGGAGGCTCTGCTTGCCCTCTTGGAAGCCCGAGTTACAGACCTCTGCGCTCAGCTGGACACCATAAGCCCGGAACTACGAGATTCTATATTTTTG aACTGCGAACAAGCTCGGTACGCGCGCCTCAAGGAGGAAAAGCGCCAAGAAACGGAGATGCGCAGAGCCGAGAGGAAACAGCGCCATCTGGAGAGAGCTCTTGCAGACCCTCCTCCAAAACCTCTGTAG